CCTAGTCAAACTATGCACGGGGTTTCGCAGAGGTGATATAAAAAGGACGCTGATTTCACCGCCGATCACTTTATCCAGCCACGTCCAGCAATTCACCAATAGGAATCGATTCGATATTAAAGGCCGGAAAGGTTGGTTAGTGCTTAAAAAAGAGAAAGTCCGGGCAGTCTTTCGACCGACCGGGCTTTCACTCAATTCACATCTGATTTATCGCCTAATAAGCTAAACGGCCTTTCAGGAATCCCTGCGGCTCACCGCTTACGACATAACCAGTCGGACAAACTTGCGCTTGCCCAACCGGAGCAGCGTGTCCCCCACAGGGACCATGGCGTTGATATCCTTGACCGTCTCATGGTTCACCTTGACAGCCCCCTCGCCGATCTTACGACGGGCCTCCCCGTTGGAGGCAGCCAACCCGGAGAGGACGAGCGCCTTGACCAGCCCAACCTGGCCATCGGCGATCTGATCCGCCGGGACGACGAAATCGGGGATCTCATCGGGCAGTTCTTTCTTCTGGAAGATGTTGATGAATTCTTCCTGAGCGTTCTGGGCCGCCTCGACGCCGTGAAAGAGGGCGACGATCTCCCTGGCCAGGCGCATCTTCACATCACGAGGATGCAGCGCGCCGCTCTTCACGCCTTCGGCGATCGCCTGAATCTCCTCGGCAGGCACCCGCGTCACCAGTTCAAAATAACGAACCATCAACTCATCGGCAATGGACATGGTCTTGCCGTAAATCTCCCGCGGCGATTCGTTGACACCGATATAATTGCCCAGGCTCTTGCTCATCTTGTTGACGCCGTCAAGCCCTTCCAGGATCGGCATCATCAGCGCCACCTGGGGTTCCTGGCCGTATTCCTTTTGCAGCACCCGGCCGACGAGCAGGTTGAATTTCTGGTCGGTTCCGCCCAGTTCCACATCGGCTCTCAGCGCCACCGAGTCATACCCTTGCATCAAGGGATAAAAAAGTTCATGAACACCAATGGGCAGATTCTCGCGCATGCGCTTCGAGAAGTCATCCCGTTCCAGCATGCGAGCGACGGTATATTTGGCTGCCAATTGCAGGATATCAGCAAAGTTCAACGGCTGCAGCCAATGGGAGTTGAAAGTCATCTCCGTCTTGGCTGGATCGAGAACCTTAAAAATCTGTTCCTTATAAGTGGCCGCGTTGCGGTTGACCTCTTCCTCGGTCAGTTGTTTGCGCGTCTCCGATTTTCCGGAGGGATCGCCGATGCGGCCGGTAAAATCGCCAATGACGATAACCACTTGATGGCCCAGATCCTGAAAATCGCGAAGTTTGCGCAGGACAACGGTGTGCCCCAGGTGAATGTCAGGCGCCGTCGGATCCAGCCCCAGCTTAATCCGCAGCGGGCGCTTCTCCACAATGGCCTTTTCGAGCTTTTTGACGAGATCCTCTTCAGGAACGATTTCGGCAGTCCCCCGCCGGAGCAACGCCAACTGGCGATCAATCTCATCCTGGATATGTTTCGGCAGTGTCTTCGTCTCGGACAATGTTCTCCCCCTCCCACGCGCCCCAACGGCGCGCCGCGCGTCGAGAAACCCCGCTTAAATACTTTGCCCATTTTATCATGTATTTCCACCTCTTTCAACAAAGACAGGCTGTCCATTTCTCCTCACTGTCGCCTATGCTATAATATCCCTAGTTTGACGCCACAAAGGAGGCTGTTTCGTGGATCCTGAAAACCGCCAGCCAAATACGCCCACCCCGCCCGGAACAACGCAAAAGGGCGCCCGCAAAAAAATCCGCTGGCCCCGCATGATACTGTTGATAACGGCTGTGCTCCTTGTCTCCACCATCGGCATCGGCTCCGGTCTCATCTTTGCCTGGGCAGTGGAAGCGCCCGGCTTTAAAGCCGGAGACTTGGATGTACATACCACTTCCGTCCTCTATGACATGAATAAACAGGAGTTCGCTAAGCTGCACGCCG
The nucleotide sequence above comes from Heliomicrobium gestii. Encoded proteins:
- the tyrS gene encoding tyrosine--tRNA ligase, whose translation is MSETKTLPKHIQDEIDRQLALLRRGTAEIVPEEDLVKKLEKAIVEKRPLRIKLGLDPTAPDIHLGHTVVLRKLRDFQDLGHQVVIVIGDFTGRIGDPSGKSETRKQLTEEEVNRNAATYKEQIFKVLDPAKTEMTFNSHWLQPLNFADILQLAAKYTVARMLERDDFSKRMRENLPIGVHELFYPLMQGYDSVALRADVELGGTDQKFNLLVGRVLQKEYGQEPQVALMMPILEGLDGVNKMSKSLGNYIGVNESPREIYGKTMSIADELMVRYFELVTRVPAEEIQAIAEGVKSGALHPRDVKMRLAREIVALFHGVEAAQNAQEEFINIFQKKELPDEIPDFVVPADQIADGQVGLVKALVLSGLAASNGEARRKIGEGAVKVNHETVKDINAMVPVGDTLLRLGKRKFVRLVMS